The Lucilia cuprina isolate Lc7/37 chromosome 5, ASM2204524v1, whole genome shotgun sequence genome includes a window with the following:
- the LOC111684558 gene encoding LOW QUALITY PROTEIN: uncharacterized protein LOC111684558 (The sequence of the model RefSeq protein was modified relative to this genomic sequence to represent the inferred CDS: deleted 1 base in 1 codon), whose product MKLMKNTSTYLVMFLILFACCTQETEALRRVLRGRRTFTRSYFSGLAIPGWALVTVIALSELLLGAILYLVMYKFILTKDVEPTTNTYAPAATTSHESKMNQTTNNNNYV is encoded by the exons atgaaattaatgaaaaataccTCAACTTATTTGGTGATGTTTTTAA ttttatttgctTGCTGCACCCAGGAAACGGAAGCATTACGTCGGGTATTGCGTGGCCGTAGAACTTTTACACGCAGTTATTTTT cTGGTTTAGCTATACCCGGATGGGCACTTGTTACAGTGATTGCTCTTAGTGAACTTTTGCTCGGTGCCATCCTCTATTTGgtaatgtataaa tttatactaacGAAAGATGTTGAACCGACCACAAATACATATGCACCAGCAGCAACAACGTCACATGAGTCTAAGATGAACcaaacaaccaacaacaacaactatgtaTAA